A DNA window from Novosphingobium sp. RL4 contains the following coding sequences:
- a CDS encoding DUF1345 domain-containing protein translates to MAGSGTSILSRLSHPRYLLFLGVLAISVWPLIPAIGLVEAIVTAFDLAVIAFVFSCIPLWRDGNPDVMRRQAKRDDAGQVMLLLLTGVISTVILAALGTLVLDNKSLVPGEIALLVVTLLACWTFANLIYAFHYARLYYSSRGGADHEGLDFPGDCVPDFADFVNFALVIGMTCQTADIEITDSDVRRVSTFHGLFAFAFNLGILALTVNVLASSSGGH, encoded by the coding sequence ATGGCCGGTAGCGGAACTTCGATCCTGAGCCGGCTGTCGCATCCGCGCTACCTGCTGTTCCTTGGCGTGCTGGCGATCTCGGTCTGGCCGCTGATCCCGGCGATAGGGCTGGTCGAGGCGATCGTTACCGCCTTCGACCTCGCCGTGATCGCCTTCGTGTTTTCCTGCATCCCCTTGTGGCGGGATGGCAATCCCGATGTCATGCGGCGTCAGGCCAAGCGTGACGACGCCGGGCAGGTGATGCTGCTCCTGCTGACAGGGGTGATCTCCACGGTGATCCTTGCCGCGCTCGGCACGCTGGTGCTCGACAACAAGAGCCTCGTTCCCGGCGAGATCGCGCTGCTGGTGGTGACGCTGCTGGCCTGCTGGACATTCGCCAACCTGATCTACGCCTTCCACTACGCCCGGCTTTATTACTCGTCGCGCGGCGGCGCGGATCACGAGGGTCTCGATTTTCCAGGCGACTGTGTGCCGGACTTTGCCGATTTCGTGAACTTCGCCCTCGTGATTGGCATGACCTGCCAGACCGCTGATATCGAGATTACCGATTCGGATGTGCGGCGGGTTTCCACCTTTCACGGGCTGTTCGCCTTCGCCTTCAACCTCGGCATTCTGGCGTTGACGGTGAATGTGCTCGCCTCGTCCTCGGGCGGGCACTGA
- the purL gene encoding phosphoribosylformylglycinamidine synthase subunit PurL, translating to MSEITPDVVEAHGLNSEEYERVLNALGREPNLVELGIFSVMWSEHCSYKSSRFHLKKLPTKAPWVICGPGENAGVIDIGDGQAAIFKMESHNHPSYIEPYQGAATGVGGILRDVFTMGARPVANMNALRFGRPDHPKMKHLVQGVVSGIGGYGNCVGVPTVGGETNFHKAYDGNILVNAMTVGVADTDKIFYSAATGLGNPIVYVGSKTGRDGIHGATMASADFDEHSDEKRPTVQVGDPFTEKLLIEACLELMATDAIVAIQDMGAAGLTSSSVEMASKGGAGIRLNMNNVPCREEAMTPYEMMLSESQERMLMVLQPGKEAMAEAIFKKWELDFAVIGEVTDTGHMVLEFNGEVVCDIPLGPLADDAPEYERPYVSPEEYKAWAKVPALGEVGESADIGADLLKLMGTVDLASRKWIWEQYDSQVGGDTMQKSGGDAAVVRIHNTQKALAISTDCSPRYCYADPYEGGKQAVAETYRNISAVGGLPLAITNCLNFANPQRPEIMAQIVGCLNGMGDACRALDYPIVSGNVSLYNESKATGGGSAILPTPAIGGVGILVDHDKMATVAFKNAGDDIFVLGAGEGKLGSHLGQSLWLREIAGQEAGEAPKVDLKAEAGNGATIREWIGAGKVTAVHDVSDGGLVVALAEMALASGLGCNLEVELTTAEAFGEDQSRYVVTATAGTELPGAVRIGTVAGTKVLGNEVTELREANEAFFKDWMEG from the coding sequence ATGTCCGAAATCACCCCCGATGTCGTCGAGGCGCATGGCCTCAATTCCGAGGAATACGAGCGGGTCCTGAACGCGCTCGGCCGAGAGCCCAACCTGGTTGAGCTTGGCATCTTCTCGGTCATGTGGTCCGAGCACTGCTCGTACAAGTCGAGCCGCTTCCACCTGAAGAAGCTCCCCACAAAGGCCCCCTGGGTCATCTGCGGCCCCGGCGAGAATGCCGGCGTGATCGACATCGGAGACGGCCAGGCCGCCATCTTCAAGATGGAAAGCCACAACCACCCGAGCTACATCGAGCCTTATCAGGGCGCGGCCACCGGCGTTGGCGGGATACTTCGCGACGTCTTCACCATGGGCGCCCGCCCGGTCGCCAACATGAATGCGCTGCGCTTCGGCCGCCCTGATCATCCCAAGATGAAGCACCTCGTGCAGGGCGTCGTCTCCGGCATCGGCGGCTATGGCAACTGCGTCGGCGTGCCGACCGTGGGCGGCGAAACCAACTTCCACAAGGCTTACGACGGCAACATCCTCGTCAACGCCATGACCGTGGGCGTCGCCGATACGGACAAGATCTTCTACTCGGCCGCCACCGGCCTCGGTAATCCCATCGTTTACGTCGGCTCGAAGACCGGCCGCGACGGCATCCACGGCGCTACCATGGCCTCCGCCGATTTCGACGAGCATTCGGACGAGAAGCGCCCGACCGTGCAGGTGGGCGATCCCTTCACCGAAAAGCTGCTGATCGAGGCCTGTCTCGAACTCATGGCCACCGATGCCATCGTCGCGATCCAGGACATGGGCGCGGCCGGCCTCACCTCCTCGTCGGTCGAAATGGCCAGCAAGGGCGGCGCCGGCATTCGCCTGAACATGAACAACGTGCCCTGCCGAGAAGAGGCGATGACGCCTTACGAGATGATGCTCTCGGAAAGCCAGGAGCGCATGCTCATGGTGCTTCAGCCCGGCAAGGAAGCCATGGCCGAAGCGATCTTCAAGAAGTGGGAGCTCGACTTCGCCGTGATCGGCGAAGTGACCGACACCGGCCACATGGTTCTCGAATTCAACGGCGAAGTGGTCTGCGACATTCCGCTCGGCCCGCTTGCGGACGACGCGCCGGAATACGAGCGCCCCTACGTCTCGCCTGAGGAATACAAGGCCTGGGCCAAGGTTCCGGCCCTCGGCGAAGTGGGCGAAAGCGCCGACATCGGCGCCGACCTGCTCAAGCTCATGGGCACGGTCGACCTCGCCTCGCGCAAGTGGATCTGGGAACAGTATGACAGCCAGGTCGGCGGCGACACGATGCAGAAGTCCGGCGGCGACGCCGCGGTCGTCCGCATCCACAACACGCAAAAGGCGCTGGCGATCAGCACCGACTGCTCGCCCCGCTATTGCTACGCAGACCCTTACGAGGGCGGCAAGCAGGCCGTGGCCGAGACCTATCGCAACATCAGCGCCGTCGGCGGCCTTCCGCTCGCCATTACCAACTGCCTGAACTTCGCGAACCCGCAGCGCCCCGAAATCATGGCGCAGATCGTCGGCTGCCTGAACGGCATGGGCGATGCTTGCCGTGCGCTCGATTATCCGATCGTCTCGGGCAACGTCTCGCTCTACAACGAATCGAAGGCCACCGGCGGCGGCTCGGCGATCCTGCCGACCCCGGCCATCGGCGGCGTGGGCATCCTTGTCGATCACGACAAGATGGCCACCGTGGCGTTCAAGAACGCCGGCGACGATATCTTCGTTCTGGGCGCTGGCGAGGGCAAGCTCGGCTCGCACCTCGGCCAGTCGCTTTGGTTGCGCGAAATCGCGGGTCAGGAAGCGGGCGAAGCGCCCAAGGTTGATCTCAAGGCAGAGGCCGGCAACGGCGCCACGATCCGCGAGTGGATCGGCGCCGGCAAGGTCACGGCCGTCCATGACGTAAGCGACGGCGGCCTCGTCGTCGCGCTGGCGGAAATGGCGCTGGCCAGCGGCCTGGGCTGCAATCTCGAAGTGGAACTGACCACCGCCGAGGCCTTCGGCGAAGACCAGAGCCGCTATGTCGTCACCGCAACTGCCGGCACGGAGCTTCCGGGCGCCGTCCGCATCGGCACGGTCGCCGGCACCAAGGTCCTTGGCAACGAAGTGACCGAACTTCGCGAAGCCAACGAGGCCTTCTTCAAGGACTGGATGGAGGGCTGA
- a CDS encoding exodeoxyribonuclease VII small subunit, with protein MTENSAEIAEMSFEDALRALEDVVRRLESGDVPLDDSITLYERGEALRQHCQKRLDAAQARIERIVAGPDGVPAGTQPFDAADR; from the coding sequence ATGACTGAGAACAGTGCCGAAATCGCCGAGATGAGTTTCGAGGATGCGCTGAGGGCGCTTGAAGACGTGGTCCGCCGTCTGGAAAGCGGCGACGTGCCGCTCGACGATTCGATCACGCTCTACGAACGCGGGGAAGCGCTGCGCCAGCACTGCCAGAAGCGTCTCGACGCGGCGCAGGCCCGGATCGAGCGTATCGTCGCCGGTCCCGACGGGGTGCCCGCCGGCACCCAGCCGTTCGACGCGGCGGATCGCTGA
- a CDS encoding polyprenyl synthetase family protein has translation MGEVAVTDPILAEGLSRIAREIDGAFDAMLPVPDDARARLLEAMRYAAIGGGKRLRPLLLTAVADMYGVVREAAIRAAIAIESIHVYSLIHDDLPCMDDDALRHGKPTLHIAFDEATAVLAGDSLHAFAFEVLADPATSADPFTRIELVQALGHASGAQGMAGGQMMDLVAETSEFDLQTVTRLQQLKTGALLGAAVEMGAILGRLPPEGRAHLRGYARDIGLAFQIADDLIDHEGDASVAGKAVGKDAEAGKETFVSLLGPERAREQARMLVEQAIGHLAQHGKEADLLRAVARYIIERDH, from the coding sequence GTGGGTGAGGTCGCCGTGACCGACCCGATCCTCGCCGAAGGCCTCTCGCGGATCGCGCGGGAGATCGACGGAGCGTTCGATGCGATGCTGCCGGTGCCGGACGATGCCCGCGCGCGCCTGCTGGAGGCGATGCGCTACGCCGCGATCGGCGGCGGCAAGCGGTTGCGGCCGCTCCTGCTCACAGCCGTTGCGGATATGTACGGCGTGGTTCGCGAAGCCGCGATCCGGGCCGCCATCGCCATCGAATCGATCCACGTCTATTCGCTGATCCACGACGACCTGCCGTGCATGGACGATGACGCGCTGCGCCACGGCAAGCCGACCCTGCATATCGCCTTCGACGAGGCGACCGCCGTGCTCGCGGGCGATTCGCTCCATGCATTCGCGTTCGAGGTGCTGGCCGATCCCGCGACGAGCGCGGATCCCTTCACCCGCATCGAACTGGTGCAGGCGCTTGGCCATGCCAGCGGCGCGCAGGGCATGGCCGGCGGGCAGATGATGGATCTGGTGGCAGAGACGAGCGAGTTCGATCTTCAGACCGTAACCCGGCTCCAGCAGCTCAAGACCGGCGCGCTGCTTGGCGCGGCGGTGGAAATGGGCGCGATCCTGGGCCGCCTGCCGCCGGAAGGTCGCGCACATCTGCGTGGCTATGCCCGCGATATCGGCCTGGCCTTCCAGATCGCCGACGACCTTATCGACCATGAAGGCGATGCATCGGTGGCCGGCAAGGCCGTTGGCAAGGATGCCGAGGCGGGCAAGGAGACGTTCGTCTCGCTGCTCGGCCCCGAACGCGCCCGCGAACAGGCCCGCATGCTGGTGGAGCAGGCCATCGGCCACCTTGCCCAGCACGGCAAGGAAGCCGACCTGCTGCGCGCAGTGGCGCGCTACATCATCGAGAGGGATCATTGA
- the coaD gene encoding pantetheine-phosphate adenylyltransferase, with protein sequence MSLGERIGVYPGTFDPITLGHADIIRRGAKLVDRLIIGVTTNPSKNPLFTPEERMAMVEREVAALGIENVTVVGFNALLMKFAQKQGASVIIRGLRAVADFEYEYQMAGMNQQLNPTIETVFLMADVSLQPIASKLVKEIATFGGEIAKFVSPTVRADVVARIAETGLLGDY encoded by the coding sequence ATGAGCCTTGGTGAACGCATCGGTGTCTATCCGGGCACGTTCGATCCGATCACGCTGGGTCACGCCGATATCATCCGGCGCGGCGCCAAGCTGGTCGATCGCCTTATCATCGGGGTGACGACGAACCCTTCGAAGAACCCGCTCTTCACGCCCGAGGAGCGCATGGCCATGGTCGAACGCGAAGTGGCGGCGCTCGGGATCGAGAACGTCACCGTGGTCGGCTTCAACGCGCTGTTGATGAAGTTTGCGCAGAAGCAGGGCGCCAGCGTCATCATCAGGGGGCTGCGGGCCGTCGCGGACTTCGAGTACGAATACCAGATGGCGGGGATGAACCAGCAGCTCAACCCCACCATCGAGACCGTGTTCCTGATGGCGGACGTCAGCCTTCAGCCGATCGCCTCCAAGCTGGTCAAGGAAATCGCCACGTTCGGCGGAGAGATCGCCAAGTTCGTCAGCCCCACGGTGCGCGCCGATGTCGTCGCGCGGATCGCCGAGACCGGGCTTCTCGGCGACTATTGA
- a CDS encoding peptidylprolyl isomerase: MTFRLTLTATMIGLALAATPAMAKKKEDPTPTPPVAVLPTFVDPDVTHQPENVLLLDLSDGGRVAIRLMPEWAPHHVERIKTLAGQGFYNGQIFHRVIDGFMAQTGDPTGTGQGGSQLPDLAAEFNAMPHVRGTVSMARTNEPNSANSQFFIVFYPRFSLDRKYTNFGRVISGMQYVDAIQRGEPPQNPTRIVQASLASENKAPPPPAPVAPPPAKITADQLSKSKSR, from the coding sequence ATGACGTTTCGCCTGACCCTTACCGCGACGATGATCGGCCTGGCGCTGGCGGCTACGCCCGCCATGGCCAAGAAGAAGGAAGACCCGACCCCGACGCCGCCGGTGGCGGTGCTGCCGACTTTCGTCGATCCCGATGTAACCCATCAGCCCGAGAACGTGCTCCTGCTCGATCTCTCGGACGGTGGCCGTGTCGCCATTCGTCTCATGCCGGAATGGGCGCCCCATCACGTGGAGCGGATCAAGACGCTCGCCGGGCAGGGCTTCTACAACGGCCAGATATTCCACCGCGTGATCGACGGTTTCATGGCGCAGACGGGCGACCCGACGGGCACCGGGCAGGGCGGTTCGCAGCTTCCCGATCTGGCAGCCGAATTCAACGCGATGCCGCACGTTCGCGGCACCGTGTCGATGGCGCGCACCAACGAGCCGAACAGCGCGAACAGCCAGTTCTTCATCGTGTTCTACCCGCGTTTCTCGCTCGATCGGAAGTATACCAACTTCGGCCGCGTGATCTCGGGCATGCAGTATGTCGACGCGATCCAGCGCGGCGAACCGCCCCAGAACCCGACCAGGATCGTGCAGGCCTCGCTGGCATCCGAGAACAAGGCGCCGCCGCCGCCCGCCCCGGTCGCGCCGCCGCCTGCGAAAATCACGGCCGACCAGCTCAGCAAATCGAAGTCCAGGTAA
- the queA gene encoding tRNA preQ1(34) S-adenosylmethionine ribosyltransferase-isomerase QueA, with amino-acid sequence MRVDLFDFDLPPENIALRPARPRDSARMLVAQGRDEGALVERVVRDLPGELRPGDILVFNDTRVIPAQLEGRRGEARIGATLHKRIDLRRWQAFVRNAKRLKAGDRIEFPADVTAVAEVRHDDGSWTLLFEGDEPVEVLLERAGRMPLPPYIAGKRETDEQDASDYQTMFAREKGAVAAPTAALHFTPELIERLDAAGVKRETLTLHVGAGTFLPVKADETQDHKMHAEWGRIDAETADRLNAARAGGGRVIAVGTTSLRLLESATGEDGVIRPFEGDTSIFITPGYRFKAIDGLMTNFHLPKSTLFMLVSALMGLERMQAVYAHAIAQGYRFYSYGDSSLLLP; translated from the coding sequence ATGCGCGTTGACCTTTTCGACTTCGACCTTCCTCCCGAGAATATCGCCCTCCGCCCCGCGCGTCCGCGCGATTCGGCGCGGATGCTGGTCGCGCAGGGCCGCGACGAAGGGGCTCTGGTCGAGCGCGTCGTGCGCGATCTTCCCGGAGAACTGCGCCCCGGCGACATCCTCGTGTTCAACGACACCCGCGTCATTCCTGCCCAGCTCGAAGGGCGCCGCGGCGAGGCCCGCATCGGAGCCACGCTTCACAAGCGGATCGACCTTCGTCGCTGGCAGGCTTTCGTCCGCAATGCCAAGCGCCTGAAGGCGGGCGATCGCATCGAATTTCCCGCAGACGTCACTGCCGTGGCCGAAGTGCGCCACGATGACGGCAGCTGGACCTTGCTGTTCGAGGGCGACGAGCCCGTCGAGGTCTTGCTGGAGCGGGCAGGGCGCATGCCGCTGCCGCCTTACATCGCCGGCAAGCGCGAGACCGACGAGCAGGACGCCAGCGATTACCAGACGATGTTCGCGCGCGAGAAGGGTGCCGTTGCCGCTCCCACCGCCGCGCTGCACTTCACGCCCGAACTGATCGAGCGGCTGGATGCGGCGGGCGTGAAGCGCGAGACGCTGACGCTTCACGTGGGTGCCGGCACTTTCCTGCCGGTCAAGGCGGATGAGACGCAGGACCACAAGATGCATGCCGAATGGGGCCGCATCGATGCCGAGACCGCCGATCGCCTGAATGCCGCGCGCGCGGGCGGCGGAAGGGTCATCGCGGTGGGCACCACCAGCCTGCGCCTGCTGGAAAGCGCGACGGGCGAGGACGGCGTGATTCGTCCCTTCGAAGGGGACACCTCGATCTTCATCACGCCCGGCTATCGCTTCAAGGCGATCGACGGGCTGATGACCAACTTCCACCTGCCCAAGTCCACGCTGTTCATGCTGGTTTCGGCGCTGATGGGGCTGGAGCGGATGCAGGCGGTTTACGCCCATGCGATCGCGCAGGGTTACCGTTTCTACTCCTACGGGGATTCCAGCCTTCTTTTGCCCTGA
- a CDS encoding ABC transporter ATP-binding protein has product MEPILEISGLTKTYAGGFTALQGVDLTINKGEIFALLGPNGAGKTTLIGAVCGLVRPTSGTMRAFGEDMTHNWRSLRARIGLVPQELATDMFETVIHSVNYSRGLFGLAPDPARVEEILRALSLWDKRKAQIRALSGGMKRRVLIAKALAHEPDLLFLDEPTAGVDVELRRDMWAQIAELRDRGTTIILTTHYIEEAEEMADRVGIIQAGSIRMVEETRSLMKRLGRTEAHIGLATPLALVPEALAPYNLSLGNGGLELVYRGGDGSGGGKAQVAQLTKDLVANGIDYTSIEIRESSLEEIFVDLLEGAAA; this is encoded by the coding sequence ATGGAACCCATTCTCGAAATCAGCGGTCTGACCAAGACTTACGCCGGGGGCTTCACCGCGCTCCAGGGCGTGGACCTCACGATCAACAAGGGCGAGATATTCGCGCTGCTCGGGCCTAACGGTGCGGGCAAGACAACGCTGATCGGCGCGGTCTGCGGCCTCGTGCGGCCGACCAGCGGCACCATGCGCGCCTTCGGCGAGGACATGACTCACAACTGGCGCTCCCTGCGTGCCCGCATCGGACTGGTTCCGCAGGAACTGGCGACCGACATGTTCGAGACGGTCATCCACTCGGTGAACTATTCGCGCGGCCTGTTCGGCCTGGCGCCGGACCCCGCGCGGGTCGAGGAAATCCTGCGTGCGCTCAGCCTCTGGGACAAGCGCAAGGCGCAGATCCGCGCACTTTCGGGCGGCATGAAGCGCCGCGTGCTGATTGCCAAGGCGCTGGCGCATGAACCCGACCTGCTGTTCCTCGACGAGCCGACCGCCGGTGTCGATGTCGAGCTTCGCCGCGACATGTGGGCGCAGATCGCCGAGCTTCGCGACCGCGGAACCACGATCATCCTCACCACGCACTATATCGAGGAGGCCGAGGAAATGGCCGACCGCGTGGGCATCATCCAGGCGGGCAGCATCCGCATGGTGGAAGAAACGCGCTCGCTGATGAAGCGGCTCGGCCGCACCGAAGCACATATCGGCCTGGCCACGCCTCTGGCGCTCGTCCCCGAAGCGCTGGCCCCGTACAATCTCTCGCTGGGCAATGGAGGGCTCGAACTCGTCTATCGCGGCGGCGACGGTTCGGGCGGAGGCAAGGCGCAAGTGGCTCAGCTCACCAAGGATCTCGTGGCAAACGGCATCGATTACACCTCGATCGAAATTCGCGAATCGAGCCTTGAGGAAATCTTCGTCGATCTTCTGGAAGGAGCGGCGGCATGA
- a CDS encoding ABC transporter permease, giving the protein MIAFNARSTWTIYKREVMRAMRTAMQSILGPVLTTVLYFVVFGAAIGSKMDSGMAGVNYGAFIVPGLLLLTLLSESTSNGSFGIYMPRFTGAIYELLSAPVGVAETLIGFVGAAATKSLILAAIILVTATFFVDYTIAHPFYALGFILLVSASFSLFGFILGIWADSFEKLGIVPVLFIVPLTFLGGTFYSIDLLPEPWRSVAMANPVVYLVNGLRWCFYGSSDFPIGLSLGMTLGFLALCVAFIAWIFRTGWRLRA; this is encoded by the coding sequence ATGATCGCCTTCAACGCGCGCAGCACCTGGACCATCTACAAGCGCGAGGTCATGCGGGCCATGCGCACCGCCATGCAGTCCATCCTCGGACCTGTTCTGACTACGGTGCTCTACTTTGTCGTGTTCGGCGCGGCGATCGGCAGCAAGATGGATTCGGGCATGGCCGGCGTCAACTACGGGGCCTTCATCGTGCCGGGCCTGCTGCTGCTGACCCTGCTGAGCGAGAGCACGTCGAACGGCAGCTTCGGCATCTACATGCCGCGCTTCACCGGCGCGATCTACGAATTGCTTTCGGCGCCGGTGGGCGTTGCCGAAACGCTGATCGGCTTCGTGGGAGCAGCGGCCACCAAATCCCTGATCCTGGCGGCGATCATCCTCGTGACGGCCACGTTCTTCGTCGACTACACGATTGCCCATCCATTCTATGCGCTGGGCTTCATCCTGCTGGTTTCGGCAAGCTTCTCCTTGTTCGGGTTCATTCTGGGGATCTGGGCGGACAGCTTTGAAAAGCTGGGCATCGTTCCGGTGCTGTTCATCGTGCCGCTGACATTCCTTGGCGGTACGTTCTACTCGATAGACCTGCTGCCCGAACCTTGGCGTTCGGTCGCCATGGCCAATCCGGTGGTCTATCTGGTGAACGGGCTGCGCTGGTGCTTCTACGGCAGTTCGGACTTCCCCATCGGCCTGTCGCTCGGCATGACGCTGGGCTTCCTCGCGCTCTGTGTGGCGTTCATCGCCTGGATCTTCCGCACAGGGTGGCGCCTGCGCGCCTGA
- a CDS encoding DUF481 domain-containing protein, which produces MTMRLAVSIGVPALLIAVPAQAEPPQSFQFEPFPDIEIVSVVPVVELPLRLVLPDYVSPPPFIPAPPPRLPRNVKAMIEAAVKTKDSATVAAVVKAALATQPYDKEEIRTMQQAFLDANAREIAEKANAETERIRRAALLELWTGKVELGAFRATGNTSNFGYTGAVKLDRKGIDWQHTIQLNADFQKDRGSVTREQYGASYQPRYTLNDGFFTYGRMQYEKDRIQGYLDRYSLSGGLGYRVLKRDNVTLSMEIGPALRRTRYVTVPKETTWSTLTSLDFDWQVSPTIKLTQDASSYVETGNSTFTSATGLEAGMSKGLKARLSYSIEHETSPPDGSLQTDTISRFSLVYGF; this is translated from the coding sequence ATGACAATGCGTTTGGCTGTTTCGATTGGTGTGCCTGCCTTGCTGATTGCCGTCCCGGCTCAGGCGGAGCCGCCCCAATCCTTTCAGTTCGAACCCTTCCCGGATATCGAGATCGTGTCGGTGGTTCCTGTCGTGGAGCTGCCGCTTCGTCTCGTGCTGCCGGACTATGTCTCTCCGCCGCCGTTCATCCCGGCGCCGCCGCCGCGTCTTCCCCGCAATGTGAAGGCCATGATCGAGGCGGCGGTGAAGACGAAGGATTCGGCCACCGTTGCAGCGGTGGTCAAGGCGGCGCTTGCGACACAGCCTTATGACAAGGAAGAAATCCGCACGATGCAGCAGGCGTTCCTCGATGCGAACGCCCGCGAAATCGCGGAGAAGGCGAATGCGGAAACGGAGCGGATCCGCCGCGCCGCGCTGCTCGAACTCTGGACCGGCAAAGTCGAACTCGGCGCTTTCCGCGCGACGGGAAACACCAGCAATTTCGGCTATACCGGGGCGGTCAAGCTGGACCGTAAAGGCATCGACTGGCAGCATACGATCCAGCTCAACGCGGATTTCCAGAAGGATCGCGGCTCGGTCACGCGTGAGCAGTACGGGGCCAGCTACCAGCCGCGATATACCCTGAACGACGGCTTCTTCACTTATGGCCGAATGCAGTACGAAAAGGACCGCATTCAGGGCTATCTGGATCGCTACTCGCTGTCGGGCGGGCTCGGCTACCGTGTGCTCAAGCGTGACAATGTGACGCTGTCGATGGAAATCGGCCCGGCGCTTCGCCGCACGCGCTATGTCACCGTGCCCAAGGAAACGACGTGGTCGACGCTGACCTCGCTCGATTTCGACTGGCAGGTCAGCCCGACGATCAAGCTCACGCAGGATGCCTCGTCCTATGTGGAAACCGGCAATAGTACCTTCACCTCGGCTACCGGCCTTGAAGCGGGAATGAGCAAGGGGCTGAAGGCGCGCCTGTCCTATTCGATCGAGCACGAAACCTCTCCGCCGGACGGTTCGCTCCAGACCGACACGATCTCTCGCTTCTCACTGGTCTACGGCTTCTGA
- the tgt gene encoding tRNA guanosine(34) transglycosylase Tgt, whose protein sequence is MNPRFEFSIHATDGKARTGTIKMRRGEIRTPAFMPVGTAATVKAMKPQDVRATGADIILGNTYHLMLRPGAERVARLGGLHKFMNWDRPILTDSGGYQVMSLSDLRKITENGVTFASHLDGSRHLLTPERSMEIQRLLGSDIVMCFDECPKIDQPRDVIARSMEMSMRWARRSRDGFDSGGEHAANSSLFGIQQGALDEGLRKASADALTEIGFDGYAIGGLAVGEGQEAMFATLEFAPGQLPVDRPRYLMGVGKPDDLVGAVERGVDMFDCVLPSRSGRNGQAFTWNGPLNLRNARHAEDSNPLDDRCKCPTCATYSRAYLHHLVKAGEILGSMLMTEHNISFYQQLMQGMRDAIAAGTFAQFAADFRREYLH, encoded by the coding sequence ATGAACCCCCGTTTCGAATTCTCCATCCACGCCACCGACGGCAAGGCCCGTACCGGCACGATCAAGATGCGCCGCGGCGAAATCCGTACGCCAGCCTTCATGCCGGTGGGCACGGCGGCAACCGTGAAGGCGATGAAGCCGCAGGATGTGCGCGCCACCGGCGCCGACATCATCCTGGGCAACACCTATCACCTCATGCTGCGCCCCGGTGCCGAGCGTGTCGCCCGGCTCGGGGGATTGCACAAGTTCATGAACTGGGACCGCCCGATCCTGACGGACAGCGGCGGCTATCAGGTCATGAGCCTGTCGGACTTGCGCAAGATCACCGAGAACGGCGTCACTTTCGCCAGTCATCTCGACGGTTCGCGCCATCTGCTGACGCCAGAGCGTTCGATGGAAATCCAGCGCCTGCTGGGGTCCGACATCGTGATGTGCTTCGATGAATGTCCCAAGATCGATCAGCCCCGCGACGTGATCGCACGGTCCATGGAAATGTCGATGCGCTGGGCCCGGCGCAGCCGCGACGGTTTCGACAGCGGCGGCGAGCATGCGGCCAATTCCTCCCTGTTCGGCATCCAGCAGGGCGCGCTCGACGAAGGCCTGCGCAAGGCTTCGGCCGATGCGCTTACCGAGATCGGTTTCGATGGTTACGCCATCGGCGGACTTGCGGTGGGCGAAGGGCAGGAGGCGATGTTCGCCACGCTGGAATTCGCGCCCGGCCAGCTTCCGGTCGATCGTCCGCGTTATCTCATGGGGGTCGGCAAGCCCGACGATCTGGTCGGTGCGGTGGAGCGCGGCGTCGACATGTTCGACTGCGTGCTGCCCAGCCGCTCGGGCCGCAACGGCCAGGCCTTCACCTGGAACGGCCCGCTCAACTTGCGCAACGCCCGCCATGCGGAGGACAGCAACCCGCTGGACGATCGCTGCAAGTGCCCTACCTGCGCGACCTACAGCCGCGCTTATCTGCATCATCTCGTGAAGGCGGGAGAAATTCTGGGTTCCATGCTGATGACCGAGCACAACATCTCGTTCTACCAGCAACTCATGCAGGGCATGCGCGACGCCATCGCCGCCGGCACTTTCGCCCAGTTCGCGGCAGACTTCCGTCGCGAGTATCTCCATTGA